The Arachis hypogaea cultivar Tifrunner chromosome 14, arahy.Tifrunner.gnm2.J5K5, whole genome shotgun sequence genome has a segment encoding these proteins:
- the LOC140178538 gene encoding secreted RxLR effector protein 161-like produces MGRPIAQLEYASAIGSLMYAMHCTRPDITFVVCKLSKFTGKPSNQHWKAITRVLDYLKKTINLGLHYSDYPVVLEGYFDANWITNLSDNNSTSGWIFTICGGAISWASKKQACITHSTMEAEFVALSTAGKEAEWLRNLLYDIKLWSQ; encoded by the coding sequence ATGGGAAGACCTATAGCACAATTAGAATATGCTAGTGCTATAGGAAGTTTAATGTATGCAATGCATTGTACTAGACCTGATATAACATTTGTTGTATGCAAATTATCAAAGTTTACAGGAAAGCCTAGCAATCAACATTGGAAAGCTATAACAAGAGTTCTTGATTATCTCAAGAAAACTATAAACTTAGGATTACATTATAGTGATTATCCCGTAGTTTTAGAAGGTTATTTCGACGCAAATTGGATTACAAATCTTAGTGATAACAACTCCACTTCAGGATGGATTTTCACCATATGTGGTGGAGCGATAAGTTGGGCCTCAAAGAAACAAGCATGTATTACACATTCTACTATGGAGGCTGAGTTTGTAGCTTTATCAACCGCAGGTAAAGAAGCAGAATGGTTAAgaaatttgttatatgatataaagcTGTGGTCACAGTAG